A part of Terriglobus roseus genomic DNA contains:
- a CDS encoding GMC family oxidoreductase — protein MSSFDNDKPLFGAFEAPADGLHHLGSMQKIVIPRRRWRNEDEVDVAIVGVGAAGGVLLQRLARAGLSVVGFEAGPFWDTERDWVSDEAGSRNLYWNDLRITGGEHPLALGSNNSGKGVGGGSVHWAAFAPRFHPSDFEVYTRDGVGADWPLSYEEIEPYYELLEREMPVAGPAYYPWGKPHGYPYAPHPMGGVGDTLVKGCTKLGIGVSTGGPVAILSASRGDRPHCIYRGFCIQACKVGAKASTLITHVPDALKSGAEIRDESMVSRISINKHGRADGVVYFDREGREHFQKALIVIVSGYAIETPRLLLNSACPGHERGLANSSGTLGKYLMAQAGNVIAGRFDELIRMYKAPPAHALTEEFYETDPKRDFARGFAVQTVGPLPIAFAKQMAAAKGVWGWGLRRTMMDYNHWSALGLLGEILPWEENRVELATGADQKDRFGLPVAKVSFTLHDNDKRMIEFGKNKVMEIMRAAGAAEVVQEQRYAHLVGAARMSSSPHNSVCDKFGRTWDVNNLFVMDGSVMPTQGSANPGLTIQALAARTADYILSQKDSIINDMPRDLKTPPVRKSLCPPGTFRSGIPHF, from the coding sequence TTGAGTTCCTTCGACAACGACAAGCCGCTGTTCGGAGCATTCGAAGCACCGGCGGATGGTCTTCATCATCTTGGCTCTATGCAGAAGATCGTGATTCCGCGTCGTCGATGGCGAAACGAGGATGAAGTCGATGTTGCGATTGTCGGAGTGGGCGCCGCAGGCGGCGTGCTGTTGCAGAGACTCGCACGAGCTGGACTGAGTGTTGTGGGGTTTGAAGCCGGGCCGTTCTGGGACACGGAGCGTGACTGGGTCAGTGATGAAGCAGGCTCACGCAACCTCTACTGGAATGATCTTCGCATCACGGGCGGAGAGCATCCCTTGGCGTTGGGCAGCAACAACAGCGGCAAGGGAGTAGGCGGAGGCAGCGTTCATTGGGCAGCGTTTGCACCGCGCTTTCATCCTAGCGATTTCGAAGTCTACACGCGCGATGGTGTAGGCGCTGACTGGCCGTTGAGTTATGAGGAGATCGAGCCGTATTACGAGTTGCTCGAGCGAGAGATGCCAGTCGCCGGGCCCGCGTACTATCCGTGGGGTAAGCCACACGGATATCCGTACGCACCTCATCCAATGGGTGGTGTCGGTGACACGCTGGTTAAAGGCTGCACGAAACTCGGCATCGGCGTATCAACGGGTGGGCCGGTCGCCATCCTGTCTGCGTCTCGAGGGGATCGTCCGCACTGTATCTATCGCGGCTTCTGTATCCAGGCATGCAAAGTAGGTGCCAAGGCGTCCACGTTGATCACGCATGTTCCGGATGCACTCAAAAGTGGTGCGGAGATTCGTGATGAGAGCATGGTCTCTCGTATCTCGATCAACAAGCATGGTCGCGCAGACGGAGTGGTCTATTTTGACCGCGAAGGCCGTGAGCATTTTCAAAAGGCACTTATCGTCATCGTGAGCGGTTACGCCATTGAAACGCCACGGTTGTTACTGAACTCCGCATGCCCCGGCCACGAGCGTGGGCTCGCCAATTCAAGTGGCACACTCGGTAAGTATCTGATGGCTCAGGCGGGAAATGTGATCGCTGGACGTTTCGACGAACTGATCCGTATGTACAAAGCTCCTCCCGCACATGCGCTGACAGAAGAGTTTTACGAAACCGATCCGAAGCGTGATTTCGCACGCGGCTTCGCGGTACAGACCGTGGGGCCGCTGCCAATAGCATTTGCCAAACAGATGGCGGCAGCGAAGGGTGTGTGGGGATGGGGACTTCGCCGGACCATGATGGACTATAACCACTGGTCGGCACTTGGCCTTCTTGGCGAAATCCTTCCATGGGAAGAGAACCGTGTGGAACTTGCGACTGGCGCGGATCAGAAGGATCGCTTTGGCTTACCTGTTGCAAAAGTTTCGTTCACTCTGCACGACAATGACAAGCGCATGATCGAGTTCGGCAAGAACAAGGTGATGGAGATTATGCGTGCAGCCGGTGCCGCGGAGGTCGTGCAGGAACAGCGCTATGCCCATCTTGTGGGCGCGGCCCGCATGAGTTCCTCTCCACATAACTCGGTGTGTGACAAATTCGGTCGTACTTGGGACGTGAACAATTTGTTTGTGATGGATGGCAGTGTGATGCCAACACAGGGTTCGGCGAATCCAGGCCTGACCATTCAGGCTCTGGCAGCTCGCACTGCGGACTACATTCTGTCGCAGAAAGATTCCATCATCAACGACATGCCACGCGATCTGAAAACCCCGCCAGTTCGCAAGTCCTTGTGTCCTCCCGGGACATTTCGAAGCGGCATTCCGCACTTTTGA
- a CDS encoding SDR family oxidoreductase, translated as MANIYTLQDPTKQYPTPKFKKQPQTVPGLAKKMTPRPDHGETSYIGNGRLPNRKALVTGGDSGIGRAAAIAFAREGADVAINYLPSEEPDAQEVIALIQKEGRKAIAIPGDIRSESFCKKMVAQAHKRLGGLDILALVAGRQHAVEKIADVTTNQLEETYEVNVFALFWICKAALPLMPKGGSIITTASIQATHPSPSLLDYAPTKAAILAFTRALARQVAGDGIRVNCVAPGPVWTPLQISGGQPQKKIPEFGSETPMRRAGQPVEMSPLYVLLASQESSYVTGEVYGATGGLEIG; from the coding sequence ATGGCGAACATCTATACCTTGCAGGACCCCACAAAGCAGTACCCAACGCCCAAGTTCAAGAAACAGCCACAAACCGTGCCCGGGCTTGCAAAGAAGATGACACCGCGACCCGATCATGGCGAGACCAGCTATATCGGGAATGGACGTCTTCCGAATCGGAAAGCGCTTGTCACCGGTGGCGATTCGGGCATCGGACGCGCAGCAGCGATTGCGTTCGCGCGCGAGGGGGCAGATGTTGCCATCAACTACCTTCCAAGCGAGGAGCCGGACGCGCAAGAGGTCATCGCCCTGATTCAAAAGGAAGGGCGCAAGGCCATCGCCATTCCGGGTGACATTCGCAGCGAAAGCTTCTGTAAGAAGATGGTCGCTCAGGCCCACAAGAGACTTGGTGGTCTCGACATTCTTGCGCTTGTTGCTGGCAGACAACATGCAGTTGAGAAAATCGCGGATGTCACAACTAACCAATTGGAAGAGACCTACGAGGTGAATGTGTTCGCCCTGTTCTGGATCTGCAAAGCCGCGCTCCCGCTCATGCCGAAGGGTGGCTCCATCATCACGACGGCATCGATTCAGGCGACCCATCCGAGCCCGTCTCTGCTGGACTACGCTCCCACCAAGGCAGCAATCCTCGCGTTCACCCGTGCCCTTGCTCGTCAGGTTGCAGGAGACGGAATCCGCGTGAATTGCGTTGCACCGGGCCCAGTGTGGACCCCACTTCAAATTAGCGGTGGTCAACCGCAAAAGAAGATTCCTGAATTCGGATCGGAGACGCCGATGAGGCGAGCTGGCCAGCCGGTCGAGATGTCTCCCCTCTACGTACTGCTGGCGTCACAGGAATCGAGCTACGTCACGGGAGAAGTTTACGGCGCGACTGGTGGTCTTGAGATCGGCTAA
- a CDS encoding HAD family hydrolase produces the protein MALKAVLCDLDGTLLDSNAFHAEAWQRSLQEFGYTVSFEDVVKQIGKGGEYLLECFVPKSELPSIEKDINAFRKRLFHREYIDRIVPFADARRLLERMRQEGLRIAVATSSAKDDLEAFKTLLKIHDLVEEDTTADDADKPKPEPDIFQAALTMLKLQPSEAIALGDTPWDVEAARKAGMDTIAVQSGGWTHEELKDAGAVAVYVDVADLLRNFDTSLLCVR, from the coding sequence ATGGCACTGAAGGCTGTTCTGTGCGATCTCGATGGAACTCTCTTAGATAGCAATGCCTTTCACGCCGAGGCCTGGCAGCGTTCGCTTCAGGAGTTCGGATACACGGTGTCCTTTGAGGATGTCGTGAAGCAGATTGGCAAGGGCGGCGAATATCTTCTGGAATGTTTTGTTCCCAAGAGCGAGCTTCCGTCGATCGAAAAAGATATCAATGCGTTTCGGAAGAGATTGTTCCACCGGGAGTACATCGACCGCATTGTTCCGTTTGCAGACGCCCGTCGTTTATTGGAACGAATGAGGCAGGAGGGGCTGCGAATTGCTGTGGCCACATCCAGCGCAAAGGACGATCTGGAAGCATTCAAAACGCTCCTCAAGATTCATGATTTGGTGGAAGAGGACACAACCGCCGATGACGCAGATAAACCGAAGCCCGAACCAGACATCTTCCAGGCGGCGCTGACGATGCTGAAGCTGCAGCCGTCAGAAGCAATCGCGCTCGGCGATACACCCTGGGATGTGGAGGCGGCAAGAAAAGCCGGCATGGACACGATCGCAGTACAGTCCGGTGGCTGGACCCACGAAGAGTTGAAAGATGCAGGTGCGGTTGCCGTGTATGTGGATGTCGCTGACCTGTTACGGAATTTTGATACCTCACTGTTGTGCGTCCGATGA
- a CDS encoding SRPBCC family protein yields the protein MAELAVTFPRKGVDYIPLPRSSDKEHVTVHAVQTIAAQPEHIFDLYIRAEAIPIWQEGVISVSRTEDGHFHWIVEEPTSGAQTEFNSEIVSSVPGERHVSRVLDGPFAGSTDSLTFELHAHGRGTIVTWVSEFKLPAANVSNIVGKIASRGPHQAVVENLRRLKQVIESGEIPSVEGQPSGPRGVIGRWKRFLMGENLPVPPGTSDRARPRDLPQQNSESQAPWVVVGIGIAAGVAAWYGVRSIRSL from the coding sequence ATGGCAGAGCTTGCGGTGACGTTTCCACGGAAGGGTGTCGACTATATTCCTTTGCCACGTAGTAGTGACAAAGAGCATGTGACGGTTCATGCTGTACAGACAATTGCAGCTCAGCCGGAGCACATTTTTGATTTGTACATCCGTGCCGAGGCGATCCCGATTTGGCAGGAAGGTGTTATCTCTGTCTCGCGAACTGAGGATGGGCATTTTCATTGGATTGTCGAGGAACCCACCAGTGGTGCGCAGACGGAATTCAACAGCGAGATCGTCTCTTCGGTTCCAGGTGAACGTCATGTGTCACGGGTACTCGATGGCCCGTTCGCGGGCAGCACAGATTCGTTGACGTTCGAACTGCATGCGCATGGGCGAGGAACGATCGTTACGTGGGTAAGCGAATTCAAGCTGCCTGCTGCCAACGTATCGAACATCGTTGGCAAGATCGCTTCTCGAGGCCCACATCAGGCTGTAGTCGAGAACCTTCGACGCTTGAAACAGGTGATTGAGAGCGGCGAGATACCCAGTGTGGAAGGCCAGCCCTCAGGGCCGCGAGGCGTCATCGGACGATGGAAACGGTTTCTTATGGGTGAAAACCTTCCAGTGCCGCCCGGCACTTCGGATCGAGCGAGGCCACGTGATCTGCCACAACAAAATAGCGAGAGCCAAGCTCCGTGGGTTGTCGTCGGCATCGGCATAGCTGCAGGAGTAGCAGCGTGGTACGGCGTTCGTTCTATCCGTTCACTGTAA
- a CDS encoding zinc-dependent alcohol dehydrogenase, producing MKAVCWMGSGKVEVQTVADPTIINPGDVILRVTRTAICGSDLHLYDGYIPSMESGDILGHEFMGTVEEVGSEVKKLKVGDRVVVPFTIACGNCFFCKKDLWSACDNSNPNARVAEQLYGYSGSALFGYSHIYGGFAGGQAQYVRVPFADVGPIKIESDIEDEKVLFLSDIYPTGYQAAENANIQPGDNVAIWGAGPVGLFAAASAHMQGAGQVFVIDRFPERLALARDYCGATVIDYSDGKSIVEALRDLTGGVGPDSCIDAVGMEAHGTDVSALYDKVELGLMLETDRPTALRQILQSARKGGTISIPGVYGGVLNKLNFGAAFGKGLTLKMGQTNMHKYLRPLLDRVEQGQIDPSFLISHRIGIQDVPGMYKIWRDKKDRVTKIVIDPFRESGIEKMSVIVGPGA from the coding sequence ATGAAGGCAGTGTGTTGGATGGGAAGCGGCAAGGTCGAAGTGCAGACAGTAGCAGACCCGACCATTATCAATCCAGGGGACGTCATCCTCCGTGTGACTCGTACCGCAATCTGTGGCAGCGATCTCCATCTCTATGACGGTTACATCCCTTCCATGGAATCGGGCGACATCCTCGGGCACGAATTTATGGGCACCGTGGAAGAGGTTGGGAGTGAGGTAAAGAAGCTTAAGGTGGGCGACCGTGTCGTTGTGCCGTTCACGATCGCTTGCGGCAACTGTTTCTTCTGCAAGAAAGATCTATGGTCAGCGTGCGACAACTCCAACCCGAATGCGCGTGTTGCAGAACAGTTGTACGGCTACAGTGGTTCCGCACTATTTGGGTATTCCCATATCTATGGTGGGTTTGCTGGAGGGCAGGCGCAGTACGTGCGTGTGCCGTTCGCGGATGTGGGTCCCATCAAGATTGAAAGCGACATTGAGGACGAAAAGGTTCTCTTCCTCTCGGACATTTATCCCACGGGCTATCAGGCAGCGGAGAATGCCAATATTCAGCCCGGTGACAATGTTGCCATCTGGGGGGCAGGCCCGGTAGGGCTTTTCGCTGCTGCGAGCGCGCACATGCAGGGTGCAGGGCAAGTCTTTGTTATCGACCGCTTCCCGGAACGCCTAGCCCTGGCGCGTGACTACTGTGGCGCTACGGTAATCGACTATTCCGATGGCAAGAGCATCGTCGAAGCCCTGCGAGACCTGACCGGCGGCGTCGGTCCAGACAGCTGCATTGACGCTGTCGGCATGGAAGCACATGGCACGGATGTGTCAGCGCTGTACGACAAGGTAGAACTCGGCCTGATGCTGGAGACGGACAGGCCAACTGCACTTCGTCAAATCTTGCAGAGCGCCCGCAAGGGAGGCACCATCTCCATCCCTGGTGTCTACGGCGGCGTCCTCAACAAGCTCAACTTTGGTGCTGCCTTCGGCAAGGGCCTCACGTTGAAGATGGGCCAAACGAACATGCACAAATATCTGCGGCCTTTGCTTGATCGAGTGGAGCAGGGGCAGATCGATCCTAGTTTCTTGATCTCTCATCGCATCGGCATTCAGGATGTTCCAGGCATGTACAAGATATGGCGGGACAAGAAGGATCGCGTTACGAAAATTGTGATCGATCCTTTTCGGGAGAGCGGCATTGAAAAGATGTCCGTAATCGTTGGACCGGGTGCGTAG
- a CDS encoding response regulator: protein MDNQHIPVPALPRVLLVDDNQTHQYSLGRHLSESGFEVLHAHSGAEALKSAKEDIPDVVLLDIHLPDVLGFEVCKILKSDPSTRSIPVIFHSATYDTQSARSMAADLGAISFLSYPIDIDHLTSVIRGAVIRRMKDSK from the coding sequence ATGGATAACCAACACATTCCCGTGCCGGCTTTGCCGCGAGTGCTTCTCGTGGACGACAACCAGACTCATCAGTATTCGCTGGGTCGTCACCTGAGCGAATCCGGCTTTGAAGTCTTGCACGCCCATTCTGGCGCCGAGGCCCTGAAGTCAGCGAAAGAAGACATTCCAGATGTCGTTCTCTTAGACATTCACCTGCCGGATGTTTTGGGATTCGAAGTCTGCAAGATCCTCAAATCGGATCCGTCGACGCGTTCGATACCAGTGATCTTCCACTCCGCGACCTACGACACGCAGTCTGCGCGGTCCATGGCCGCTGACCTCGGGGCTATCTCTTTCTTGAGTTATCCCATCGATATCGATCACCTGACGAGCGTCATTCGCGGAGCGGTGATTCGCAGAATGAAGGATTCGAAGTAG
- a CDS encoding STAS domain-containing protein — MSTSKIAEILRRHEAALLDDWTREQNQTKDSSKRLPESEIRSQSRRFLQLLQEASTRGNVVEIDTDAFKEVRRFLEEISASRAQLGFSPSETALFVFSFKQPLFAQIRASLPSAEEQIEEVWNATLLLDKLGLFTTEAYQRSRETIIARQQEEMMELSTPVVKLWDGVLALPIIGTLDSSRTQTIMENLLEKIVDTGAELAIIDITGVPTVDTLTAQHLLKTVTAARLMGAECIISGIRPQIAQTIVHLGVELGDIVTKASLADAFRVAMQRTGHVVVRKSAITKI, encoded by the coding sequence GTGAGCACATCCAAGATTGCTGAAATACTTCGCAGGCATGAAGCCGCTTTGCTAGACGACTGGACGCGCGAGCAGAACCAGACAAAGGATTCGAGTAAACGTCTGCCGGAATCCGAAATCCGGTCCCAGTCCCGTCGTTTCCTTCAGCTTCTTCAAGAGGCGTCAACCCGCGGGAATGTCGTTGAAATTGATACCGACGCATTCAAAGAGGTTCGGAGATTTCTCGAAGAGATATCGGCCAGCCGCGCTCAACTTGGATTCAGTCCCAGCGAGACGGCGCTATTTGTGTTCTCGTTCAAGCAGCCTCTTTTTGCCCAAATTCGGGCATCACTTCCGTCCGCAGAAGAACAAATCGAGGAAGTCTGGAATGCGACTCTACTCCTCGATAAGCTCGGCCTCTTTACGACCGAGGCATACCAGAGGTCGCGGGAGACTATCATTGCGCGTCAGCAGGAAGAAATGATGGAGCTTTCCACTCCCGTCGTGAAACTCTGGGATGGAGTGCTTGCATTGCCGATCATCGGCACTTTGGACTCGAGCCGCACACAGACGATCATGGAAAATCTGCTGGAGAAGATTGTCGACACTGGAGCGGAACTGGCGATCATCGATATTACCGGCGTTCCGACGGTCGATACGCTAACAGCGCAGCACCTGCTAAAAACAGTGACAGCGGCGCGGCTGATGGGAGCGGAATGCATCATCAGTGGCATTCGTCCCCAGATTGCCCAGACGATCGTGCATCTCGGTGTGGAGTTGGGTGACATCGTCACGAAGGCGAGCCTCGCTGACGCTTTCCGAGTTGCCATGCAACGCACGGGCCATGTTGTCGTGCGTAAGAGTGCAATCACAAAGATCTAA
- a CDS encoding STAS domain-containing protein, with protein sequence MEHIPILRMGEFLLITVQVDMHDRLALQLQDDLTEKIVQHGSHGVLIDISSLEVVDSFIGRMLGNIASMSRVLDAQTVVVGMRPAVAITLVELGMSLPGIRTALTVERGMEILRSDLANARAEFVAEGDGDPDGSTEV encoded by the coding sequence GTGGAACACATACCTATTCTTCGAATGGGAGAGTTTCTTCTGATCACCGTGCAGGTGGACATGCACGACCGCCTTGCTCTGCAATTGCAGGATGATCTCACAGAGAAGATTGTTCAGCATGGCTCACACGGTGTGTTGATCGACATCTCTTCACTTGAGGTGGTCGATTCCTTCATTGGGAGGATGCTCGGAAACATTGCATCCATGTCCAGAGTTCTGGACGCTCAGACGGTAGTCGTGGGAATGCGCCCGGCGGTCGCAATCACGCTTGTCGAGCTCGGAATGTCACTGCCAGGTATCCGGACTGCTCTTACGGTAGAACGTGGCATGGAAATTCTGCGGTCCGATCTAGCGAATGCCCGCGCGGAATTCGTGGCCGAGGGGGACGGAGATCCAGATGGAAGTACTGAAGTCTGA
- a CDS encoding anti-sigma regulatory factor, whose translation MIVRTSVRKLATELRFGIVDQTKIVTAASEIARNTLDYGRGGDLQMQSLVNGTKKGLRLIFADQGPGIRDLDQALTDGFTSGNGMGLGLGGTRRLMDEFEIASKLNEGTTVTITKWSR comes from the coding sequence GTGATCGTTCGAACTTCCGTTCGAAAGCTTGCGACCGAATTGCGGTTTGGAATCGTCGATCAAACGAAGATCGTCACGGCCGCCAGCGAAATCGCGCGTAATACGCTCGATTATGGCCGGGGCGGAGATCTGCAGATGCAGTCTCTCGTGAATGGAACCAAGAAGGGCCTGCGTTTGATTTTTGCCGATCAAGGACCCGGTATTCGTGACTTGGACCAAGCGCTCACCGACGGTTTCACGAGTGGCAACGGAATGGGATTGGGGTTGGGCGGAACCCGCCGTTTGATGGATGAGTTCGAAATTGCATCCAAGTTGAACGAAGGGACAACCGTAACCATCACCAAATGGAGCCGCTAA
- a CDS encoding SpoIIE family protein phosphatase: MEPLTQTTVVAIQDQSQVALARRTATEFANIAGLDEQRTSAANIVAVELANNLLQHAGSGQIYFSFSAPSGSFEIVSVDHGRGMTSVNRCLEDGFSTSSTPGLGLGAVQRFASRFGAFSVPNRTTVVSAQMTDARPQFDFGVICIPIQGETLSGDSWAVSEDGSTFLVVDGLGHGIFASDASRMATSIFLKHQSSTPKQLLEMMHSAMRSTRGAAAAIAQINRTERKINFAGIGNIGCMIVGQERNQSLVSHNGTLGHQMRRVQEFQYSYQPSDVLLMQSDGLTTQSKQGIPPHLMSQPPSVIAAFLFSEQLRGRDDATLLVNRLG; the protein is encoded by the coding sequence ATGGAGCCGCTAACCCAAACTACCGTTGTCGCGATACAGGATCAGTCTCAAGTCGCGCTCGCCAGACGAACGGCCACAGAATTCGCGAACATCGCGGGGCTGGACGAGCAACGAACGTCAGCGGCCAACATTGTGGCTGTAGAACTCGCGAACAATCTGTTGCAACATGCTGGCTCCGGCCAGATCTATTTCAGCTTCTCGGCGCCATCGGGCTCGTTTGAAATCGTCTCCGTCGATCACGGTCGCGGTATGACCAGCGTCAATCGTTGTCTCGAGGACGGCTTTTCAACCTCCTCCACTCCAGGTCTTGGGTTGGGAGCGGTGCAACGGTTTGCATCGCGTTTCGGAGCGTTTTCCGTTCCCAACCGCACCACGGTCGTCTCTGCCCAGATGACAGATGCAAGACCGCAGTTCGATTTTGGAGTGATCTGCATTCCGATCCAGGGGGAGACGTTAAGTGGAGATTCCTGGGCCGTATCCGAGGATGGCAGTACATTCCTGGTGGTAGACGGCCTGGGACATGGGATATTTGCATCCGATGCTTCCAGGATGGCAACTTCAATTTTCCTGAAACATCAATCATCGACACCGAAACAGCTTCTGGAAATGATGCACAGTGCTATGCGTTCCACTCGTGGAGCGGCAGCGGCAATCGCGCAGATCAATCGGACGGAAAGGAAAATCAACTTCGCTGGCATAGGGAACATCGGTTGCATGATTGTGGGACAGGAGCGGAACCAAAGTCTTGTGTCACACAATGGAACGCTTGGTCACCAGATGCGTCGTGTTCAGGAGTTTCAATACTCCTATCAACCTTCAGACGTACTGCTTATGCAGTCCGACGGGCTGACCACGCAATCGAAGCAAGGGATACCACCCCACCTTATGTCGCAGCCGCCGTCGGTGATTGCGGCATTTCTGTTTTCCGAGCAGCTTCGGGGACGTGATGACGCGACCCTTTTGGTGAACCGGCTTGGCTAA